In Mytilus galloprovincialis chromosome 1, xbMytGall1.hap1.1, whole genome shotgun sequence, the following are encoded in one genomic region:
- the LOC143045383 gene encoding chymotrypsinogen B-like, with protein MMKSVNSFDQIVTILAATALICLKTAKGYAIGYQFELCSYLDGTCNPQCEYKFVHSWGISLCSSPIDSCCAPPAYVERMRAMQTTTTLAPTTTPQIELPNALISRDPECGVPAIPHRSKRIIGGTNAPRGAWPWQVALRFMTGVYMCGGALISDRWVVTAAHCLKGWYNQPSRWRVSVGLHYLYDGESGTDIPINRIIRHPNYRVDQRETVEENETVPIHKQYAHDIALIELARPVDLSTDYIKTICLPSNGDSQFPNNNLKRNDNNANLNQEPSIDEYINHLNIPDISPNLDMVNHIRFKRDVPDLLKQIRIKREQSNSVELFDVENSDQCWVTGWGDTNEDDTEASLRQVHGHVISNTRCSEYWKTNMDSDMICFGDGTYGPCSGDSGSPMSCKRNGRYYLTGIVSWGTEGCDKQGYPSVFTRVTSYVDWIKQQTGA; from the exons atgatgaaaagtgtAAACAGTTTTGACCAAATAGTTACTATTCTTGCAGCAACGGCACTTATATGTTTAAAAACAGCAAAAG GTTATGCCATCGGATATCAGTTTGAACTATGTAGCTATTTAGATGGTACATGTAATCCACAGTGTGAATATAAGTTTGTACATTCATGGGGCATATCATTGTGTTCTTCTCCTATCGACAGCTGCTGTGCACCACCAGCATATG TTGAAAGGATGAGAGCGATGCAGACGACAACGACGCTAGCGCCAACTACAACTCCTCAAATAGAACTTCCAAATGCCCTAATTAGCAGAG atCCTGAATGTGGCGTTCCAGCAATACCACATCGATCGAAACGTATCATTGGAGGTACAAATGCACCACGTGGCGCCTGGCCATGGCAGGTGGCGCTCCGGTTCATGACTGGGGTTTACATGTGTGGTGGAGCTTTAATCAGTGATAGATGGGTAGTTACTGCTGCTCATTGTTTAAAAGG ATGGTACAACCAGCCTTCAAGATGGCGTGTTTCAGTAGGTCTCCATTATCTGTATGACGGAGAATCCGGAACTGATATTCCTATCAACAGAATTATACGG CATCCAAACTACAGAGTTGACCAGAGAGAAACTGTCGAAGAAAATGAGACTGTTCCCATTCACAAACAGTACGCTCACGATATTGCATTAATAGAGCTAGCACGACCTGTAGATCTATCTACCGATTACATCAAGACGATTTGTCTCCCCTCGAATGGTGATTCCCAGTTTCCCAACAACAACTTGAAGAGAAACGACAACAATGCAAATCTGAACCAGGAACCATCAATAGACGAGTACATTAACCATCTAAATATACCTGATATTTCTCCAAACTTAGACATGGTCAACCATATCCGATTTAAAAGGGATGTCCCTGATTTATTGAAGCAAATTAGGATTAAGAGAGAACAGAGTAACAGCGTGGAATTGTTTGATGTTGAAAATTCTGACCAGTGTTGGGTGACTGGATGGGGAGACACGAATG AAGACGATACTGAAGCATCCTTGCGGCAAGTCCATGGGCACGTGATTAGCAACACAAGATGCAGTGAGTACTGGAAAACAAACATGGATTCTGACATGATCTGCTTTGGTGATGGAACATATGGACCTTGCTCA GGTGACTCTGGAAGTCCGATGTCCTGTAAGCGCAATGGTAGATACTATTTAACTGGAATTGTATCTTGGGGAACAGAAGGGTGTGATAAGCAAGGATATCCGAGTGTCTTCACTCGAGTGACGTCATACGTTGACTGGATAAAGCAGCAAACAGGTGCCTGA